In Solanum lycopersicum chromosome 5, SLM_r2.1, the following are encoded in one genomic region:
- the LOC138348700 gene encoding uncharacterized protein has protein sequence MDPPISSSVEDKKRGDNELEEVSEVLEQMRGYAKFMKDMVTKKRSTSFEDDDRMQHCSAIATRSLVQKKQDTCAFTITCTIGWLHFAKTLCDIGEIINLMTLSTYKNCLGDPNPTAIQLLMTARTVKRPIGILHDVLVKVETLNFLGNFVILDCEVDFEVPIILGRPFLATGRALFDMEKGQMKFWLNNE, from the exons ATGGATCCACCTATTTCATCCAGCGTGGAAGATAAGAAGAGAGGAGATAATGAGTTAGAGGAAGTTAGTG AAGTTCTTGAACAAATGCGCGGTTAcgccaagttcatgaaagatatggtcactaagaAGAGATCGActagttttgaggatgatgatcggATGCAAcactgtagtgctattgctacaagatctcttgtGCAAAAGAAACAAGATACATGTGCTTTCACTATTACATGTACAATCGGGTGGTTACACTTTGCTAAAACATTATGTGACATTGGGGAAATCATAAATCTCATGACTCTCTCTACTTACAAGAActgtttgggtgacccaaatccCACTGCGATACAGCTACTGATGACCGCTAGAACGGTGAAGAGgcctattgggatactccatgatgtgctagtaaaagtagagacattaaattttttgggcaattttgtgattcttgattgtgaggtggactttgaggtgcctattattcttgggaggccttTCCTTGCTACCGGTCGTGCCTTATttgatatggagaaaggg